A single genomic interval of Magnetospirillum sp. 15-1 harbors:
- a CDS encoding NADP-dependent oxidoreductase, with protein sequence MKAILCDQFGGSEVMRLAEIDTPSPGPGEVLIRIHAAGVNPVDWKIREGGLARLFPCKFPLIPGWDAAGTVAALGDGVTGLSLGERVWAFCRKPDIQWGTYAEYVVMSADGVAGMPAGFTFAQASTVPLAALTAWQSMLEVAQLRPGQSVLIHAGAGGVGGFAVSIAKWMGAKVIATAKAANHDYVRTLGADHVIDYSTSDFVAATRALAPEGVDMAFGTVGGEVLTRSYETVKPGGILVSITDKTDRELAERLGIRCKYVFVKPDAGHLRRLAGLADQGILKVPEIVEMPLARAAEALDLSRTGHVRGKIVLTVG encoded by the coding sequence ATGAAAGCCATTCTCTGCGACCAATTCGGCGGCTCCGAGGTGATGCGTCTCGCCGAGATCGACACGCCGTCTCCCGGCCCCGGAGAGGTGCTGATCCGCATTCACGCCGCCGGGGTCAATCCGGTGGATTGGAAAATTCGCGAAGGCGGGCTGGCGCGGCTGTTTCCCTGCAAGTTCCCGCTGATTCCCGGATGGGACGCCGCCGGCACCGTCGCGGCGCTGGGCGACGGAGTGACCGGGCTGTCGCTGGGCGAGCGGGTATGGGCGTTCTGCCGCAAACCCGACATCCAATGGGGCACCTACGCCGAATACGTGGTGATGAGCGCCGATGGCGTGGCGGGCATGCCGGCCGGCTTCACCTTCGCCCAGGCCTCCACCGTGCCGCTGGCCGCCCTGACCGCCTGGCAATCCATGCTGGAGGTGGCCCAACTGCGGCCGGGCCAGAGCGTGCTGATCCATGCCGGAGCGGGCGGCGTCGGCGGTTTCGCCGTATCCATCGCCAAATGGATGGGAGCAAAGGTGATCGCCACCGCCAAGGCCGCCAACCATGACTATGTCCGCACCCTGGGCGCCGACCATGTCATCGACTACTCGACCTCGGATTTCGTCGCCGCCACCCGCGCCCTGGCCCCCGAGGGCGTCGACATGGCGTTCGGCACGGTGGGCGGCGAGGTGCTGACCCGCTCCTACGAGACGGTGAAGCCCGGCGGCATCCTGGTCTCCATCACCGACAAGACCGACAGGGAACTGGCCGAGCGGCTGGGGATCCGGTGCAAATACGTCTTCGTCAAACCCGATGCCGGCCATCTCCGCCGCCTGGCCGGGTTGGCCGATCAGGGCATCCTCAAGGTGCCGGAGATCGTCGAGATGCCGCTGGCCCGTGCGGCCGAAGCGCTGGACCTGTCTCGGACCGGCCATGTGCGCGGCAAGATCGTGCTGACGGTGGGGTGA
- a CDS encoding bacteriohemerythrin, with protein sequence MSLIEWDPSFSVGSARMDADHQKLITLLNRLYDAWHGGESIAELGWLFDELLAYADTHFAAEEMALKSRSYPRLDKQQADHIRLKEAVIAFRDRHLAGETPDALTTEMTAFLKAWLLEHILGEDMLYRSYFKGE encoded by the coding sequence ATGTCTCTGATCGAGTGGGACCCGTCATTCAGCGTCGGCTCGGCTCGCATGGATGCCGATCACCAGAAGCTCATAACCCTGCTCAACCGTCTGTACGATGCCTGGCACGGTGGCGAGAGCATCGCCGAGCTGGGCTGGCTGTTCGACGAATTGCTGGCCTATGCGGACACCCATTTCGCCGCCGAGGAAATGGCGCTGAAATCCCGCAGCTATCCCCGTCTGGACAAGCAGCAGGCCGACCATATCCGGCTGAAGGAAGCGGTGATCGCCTTTCGCGACCGCCATCTGGCCGGCGAGACGCCCGACGCGCTGACCACCGAGATGACCGCCTTCCTCAAGGCCTGGCTGCTGGAGCATATCCTGGGCGAGGACATGCTCTACCGCAGCTACTTCAAGGGCGAGTAG
- a CDS encoding undecaprenyl-diphosphate phosphatase: MLAMIEALFLGIVEGLTEFLPVSSTAHLMLVGDMLGFEGPPGKTFEIVVQLGAILAVCVVFWPRLWGVATTLNQPRSIAFVRNVLVAFLPAAVIGATLYKYIKQMLESPLVAAVALVVGGFAILLIERLVKRARIHDIEDMSPALALGVGFCQVLAMVPGVSRAGATIMGSMLLGLDRRAAAEFSFFLAIPTMCGASIYSLYKNWSTLSFDGAGLIAIGFAAAFLSALVVVKGFIGFVGRHGFAPFAWYRIVFGSAMIALILLR, from the coding sequence ATGCTCGCCATGATCGAAGCCCTGTTCCTCGGCATTGTCGAGGGCCTTACCGAATTCCTGCCGGTCTCCAGCACCGCCCACCTGATGCTGGTCGGGGACATGCTGGGCTTCGAGGGACCGCCGGGCAAGACCTTCGAGATCGTCGTGCAACTGGGCGCCATCCTGGCGGTCTGCGTGGTGTTCTGGCCCCGGCTGTGGGGCGTGGCCACCACCCTCAACCAGCCGCGCTCCATCGCCTTCGTCCGCAACGTGCTGGTGGCCTTCCTGCCGGCGGCGGTGATCGGCGCCACCCTCTACAAATACATCAAGCAGATGCTGGAATCGCCGCTGGTGGCCGCCGTCGCCCTGGTGGTCGGCGGCTTCGCCATCCTGCTGATCGAGCGGCTGGTCAAGCGGGCCCGCATCCACGACATCGAGGACATGTCCCCCGCCCTGGCGCTGGGCGTCGGCTTCTGCCAGGTCCTGGCCATGGTGCCGGGCGTATCGCGGGCCGGCGCCACCATCATGGGCTCCATGCTGCTTGGCCTCGACCGGCGGGCGGCGGCGGAATTCTCGTTCTTCCTGGCCATTCCCACCATGTGCGGCGCCTCGATCTATTCGCTGTACAAGAACTGGTCCACCCTGTCGTTCGATGGCGCCGGCCTGATCGCCATCGGCTTCGCCGCCGCCTTCCTTTCCGCCCTGGTGGTGGTCAAGGGCTTCATCGGCTTCGTCGGACGCCACGGCTTCGCGCCGTTCGCCTGGTACCGCATCGTCTTCGGCTCGGCGATGATCGCGCTGATCCTGCTGCGCTGA
- a CDS encoding cation acetate symporter, whose translation MKTTKTAIASALAFGGTALLATAALAAGADMGGAEKQATNWHAIIMFVIFVGMTLGITYWAAGRTKTAADFYAAGGGITGFQNGLAIAGDYMSAASFLGISALVYGSGYDGLIFSVGWLVGWPIILFLIAERLRNLGKYTFADVCGYRLARTPIRTFAATGSLIVVIFYLIGQMVGAGQLIKLLFGMDYLYAVIIVGALMMVYVTFGGMVATTWVQIIKACLLLGGATFIAFGVMSHFGFSFEKLFVKAIEVHPKKVAIMAPGALVTNPVDAISLGMALMFGTAGLPHILMRFFTVPDAREARKSVFYATGFIGYFYILTFIIGFGAITLVATNPEYLTKGIGSLDLKGGNNMAAVWLAHAIGGDMFLGFISAVAFATILAVVSGLTLAGASAISHDLYASVIMHGQATEGKEVTVSKIASIGLGVVAVLLGLIFEKQNVAFIVALTFSVAASANFPVLVLSMFWGGLTTRGAVIGGMIGLLMSVIMVVLSKAVWVQSFGFKAEIFPFAYPALFSVPAAFFFSWLFSILDNSPQAQAERAAYEAQSIRSETGLGAEGAASH comes from the coding sequence ATGAAGACGACAAAGACCGCAATCGCGTCCGCGCTCGCCTTCGGCGGCACGGCGCTCCTCGCCACCGCCGCGCTGGCGGCCGGTGCCGACATGGGGGGGGCCGAGAAGCAGGCCACCAACTGGCACGCCATCATCATGTTCGTGATCTTCGTGGGCATGACGCTGGGCATCACCTACTGGGCGGCCGGCCGCACCAAGACCGCCGCCGACTTCTACGCCGCCGGCGGTGGCATCACCGGCTTCCAGAACGGTCTGGCCATCGCGGGCGACTATATGTCGGCCGCCTCGTTCCTGGGTATTTCCGCCCTGGTCTACGGCTCGGGCTATGACGGCCTGATCTTCTCGGTGGGCTGGCTGGTCGGCTGGCCGATCATCCTGTTCCTGATCGCCGAACGCCTGCGCAACCTCGGCAAGTACACCTTCGCCGACGTCTGCGGCTATCGCCTCGCCCGCACGCCGATCCGCACCTTCGCGGCCACCGGTTCGCTGATCGTGGTGATCTTCTACCTGATCGGTCAGATGGTCGGTGCCGGCCAGCTGATCAAGCTGCTGTTCGGCATGGATTACCTGTACGCGGTTATCATCGTCGGCGCGCTGATGATGGTCTACGTCACCTTCGGCGGCATGGTCGCCACCACCTGGGTGCAGATCATCAAGGCCTGCCTGCTGCTGGGCGGCGCCACCTTCATCGCCTTCGGCGTGATGAGCCATTTCGGCTTCTCGTTCGAGAAGCTGTTCGTCAAGGCCATCGAGGTGCATCCCAAGAAGGTGGCGATCATGGCGCCGGGCGCCCTGGTCACCAATCCGGTGGATGCCATCTCGCTGGGCATGGCCCTGATGTTCGGCACCGCCGGTCTGCCGCACATCCTCATGCGCTTCTTCACCGTTCCCGACGCGCGCGAGGCCCGCAAGTCGGTGTTCTACGCCACCGGTTTCATCGGCTACTTCTACATCCTGACCTTCATCATCGGCTTTGGCGCCATCACCCTGGTGGCCACCAATCCCGAGTATCTGACCAAGGGCATCGGCTCGCTGGACCTCAAGGGCGGCAACAACATGGCCGCGGTGTGGCTGGCCCATGCCATCGGCGGCGACATGTTCCTCGGCTTCATCTCGGCCGTGGCCTTCGCCACCATCCTGGCGGTGGTGTCGGGCCTGACCCTGGCGGGGGCGTCGGCGATCTCGCATGATCTCTATGCCAGCGTCATCATGCACGGTCAGGCCACCGAGGGTAAGGAAGTCACCGTCTCCAAGATCGCCTCCATCGGTCTCGGCGTCGTGGCCGTGCTGCTGGGCCTGATCTTCGAGAAGCAGAACGTCGCGTTCATCGTGGCGCTCACCTTCTCGGTGGCGGCGTCGGCCAACTTCCCGGTGCTGGTGCTGTCCATGTTCTGGGGCGGCCTCACCACCCGTGGCGCGGTCATCGGCGGCATGATCGGCCTCCTGATGTCGGTGATCATGGTGGTGCTGTCCAAGGCGGTGTGGGTGCAGAGCTTCGGCTTCAAGGCCGAAATCTTCCCGTTCGCCTATCCCGCCCTGTTCTCGGTGCCGGCGGCCTTCTTCTTCTCCTGGCTGTTCTCGATCCTCGACAACAGCCCGCAGGCCCAGGCCGAACGCGCCGCCTACGAAGCCCAGTCCATCCGGTCCGAGACCGGCCTGGGGGCCGAAGGCGCCGCCAGCCACTAA
- a CDS encoding DUF485 domain-containing protein, whose translation MSSHNAPSAANLASAEHIRNNPKFKELVAKRNAFAWTLSAIMLVIYYGFIVIIAFNKAWLGTVMSSTGVMTIGFPIGVGVILSAIALTGIYVYRANGEFDEMNRQIIEESR comes from the coding sequence GTGAGCTCACATAACGCACCATCGGCCGCGAATCTCGCGAGCGCCGAACACATTCGGAACAATCCGAAGTTCAAGGAGCTGGTCGCCAAGCGCAACGCCTTCGCGTGGACGCTTTCGGCGATCATGCTGGTCATTTATTACGGCTTTATCGTCATCATCGCCTTCAACAAGGCGTGGCTCGGCACCGTGATGTCGTCCACCGGCGTGATGACCATCGGCTTCCCCATCGGCGTCGGCGTCATCCTGTCGGCCATCGCGCTGACCGGCATCTACGTCTATCGCGCCAATGGCGAGTTCGACGAAATGAACCGCCAGATCATCGAGGAATCCCGCTGA
- a CDS encoding DUF294 nucleotidyltransferase-like domain-containing protein, translating to MTKPVATVSADAYVYVALARMTRLGLRHLVVVDGDERPLGMITGRALLKVRATEALVLGDSAESAANPDEMKAVMTNLPKLAKGLLGEGVTARNIASVIALVLRDLTARASELAEQSLLDDGWGPAPARYAVLILGSGGRGESLLAFDQDNAIVHDGKQSDDPWFAELGKRLNETLNKAGIPFCDGNVMARESKWRKSLEEWRDEVHGWVFSVENQTVMYCDIFFDFQPVWGDRALAEKLRHMAMEKAAQSAFFLRYLAQNVAGMDGSIGLFGNFVTKQGRLNAKKFGLLPLVSAARMRAIRGHITATGTDERFAALKDAGVLHEDDLRDFVEVREIVLRVMLEQQLADIAQQIPASAKIDPKRFDKRTRSRLKWAFRRIKTLKFVCGVGG from the coding sequence ATGACCAAGCCGGTGGCCACCGTGTCGGCCGACGCCTATGTCTATGTGGCGCTGGCGCGCATGACGCGCCTCGGCCTCAGGCATCTGGTGGTGGTGGATGGCGACGAGCGGCCGTTGGGCATGATCACCGGCCGGGCGCTCCTCAAGGTCCGCGCCACCGAGGCGCTGGTGCTGGGCGATTCGGCGGAAAGCGCCGCCAATCCCGATGAGATGAAGGCGGTGATGACCAACCTGCCCAAGCTGGCCAAGGGGCTGCTGGGCGAAGGGGTGACGGCGCGCAACATCGCCTCGGTCATCGCCCTGGTGCTGCGCGACCTCACGGCACGGGCCTCGGAACTGGCCGAGCAATCGCTGCTCGACGACGGCTGGGGCCCCGCCCCGGCCCGCTACGCCGTGCTGATCCTGGGTTCTGGCGGGCGCGGCGAAAGCCTGCTGGCCTTCGACCAGGACAACGCCATCGTCCATGACGGCAAGCAATCCGACGATCCCTGGTTCGCCGAACTGGGCAAGCGGCTGAATGAGACCTTGAACAAGGCCGGCATTCCGTTCTGCGACGGCAACGTCATGGCCCGCGAGTCCAAGTGGCGCAAGAGCCTGGAAGAGTGGCGCGACGAGGTTCACGGCTGGGTCTTCTCGGTCGAGAACCAGACCGTGATGTATTGCGACATCTTCTTTGACTTCCAGCCGGTGTGGGGCGACCGCGCCCTGGCCGAGAAACTGCGCCACATGGCCATGGAGAAGGCCGCGCAATCGGCGTTCTTCCTGCGCTACCTCGCCCAGAACGTGGCGGGCATGGACGGCTCCATCGGCCTGTTCGGTAATTTCGTCACCAAACAGGGCCGCCTCAACGCCAAGAAGTTCGGCCTGCTGCCCCTGGTCAGCGCGGCGCGCATGCGGGCCATCCGCGGCCATATCACGGCCACCGGCACCGACGAGCGCTTCGCGGCGCTGAAGGATGCCGGCGTGCTGCACGAGGACGACCTGCGCGACTTCGTCGAGGTGCGCGAGATCGTCCTGCGCGTCATGCTGGAACAGCAACTGGCCGACATCGCCCAGCAGATTCCGGCCTCGGCCAAGATCGACCCCAAGCGCTTCGACAAGCGCACCCGCTCGCGCCTGAAATGGGCGTTCCGCCGCATCAAGACGTTGAAGTTCGTCTGCGGCGTCGGCGGATAA
- a CDS encoding exonuclease domain-containing protein has product MAVKWRGPFPWLAAAFAADVGVTAAAGYFLSQGVVDREELTALVMVSLAGATVMFAVSWKAIDFLVVRSIKKMAAEVRAIAYGTGGRDRVDPERYFMIAPLPDAVNEVCSRMVKARAELSEGLSAATRKSEENSNRLAAILNDLHEGVVVCNQRHQMVLYNQVAFDMLRETAELGLGRSLFETIAREPVMHMMDILGNRGGAVEGGLPFLAGTNDDRMLLQGRMTLIRNDEGAVTGYVVTLVDAGPQLAALAGREALLREVAEDVEMPLRRMLLSAGDSHTIRHECAVISEAIKRVTKGYHAMLAGWWPMADINSTELLSFVATRLGEGMGATVIGLPVWLHGDSHSLVMAIESLIWRVADRSGATQFDLSGGADEAGAWVEFAWDGDVVEQAQLDRWLAQPLVALGGMTVKDVLEHHAGIDLIRDRREGGGAVRIPMRKGVEQHGHGRQVLPGRPEFYDMTLLEQSRDTGAMGSRPLKSLTFVVFDTETTGLHPSQGDQIVSIAGVRIVNGRILSGESFNRIVNPGRPIPAESIRYHGITDEMVVDKPPADVVLPQFRSYVADAVLVAHNAAFDLKFLRMREKQMGIRFDSPVLDTMILSNFLDGPEAGHSLDDICERYGIEITDRHTALGDSMVTAAVLLRQIEALEGRGIHTLDEAVKTLDIAMILHERQRVL; this is encoded by the coding sequence GTGGCGGTCAAGTGGCGTGGCCCGTTTCCGTGGCTCGCGGCGGCGTTTGCCGCCGATGTCGGAGTAACCGCCGCGGCAGGATATTTCCTGTCCCAGGGCGTGGTGGATCGCGAGGAATTGACCGCGCTGGTGATGGTATCGCTGGCCGGCGCCACGGTGATGTTCGCCGTGTCGTGGAAGGCCATCGACTTCCTGGTGGTCCGTTCCATCAAGAAGATGGCGGCCGAGGTGCGCGCCATCGCCTACGGCACCGGCGGACGCGACCGTGTCGACCCCGAGCGCTATTTCATGATCGCGCCGCTGCCCGACGCGGTGAACGAGGTCTGCTCGCGCATGGTCAAGGCCCGCGCCGAGTTGTCCGAGGGGCTGTCCGCCGCCACCCGCAAGTCGGAAGAGAACTCCAACCGGCTGGCCGCCATCCTCAACGACCTGCACGAGGGCGTGGTGGTGTGCAATCAGCGCCACCAGATGGTGCTTTATAATCAGGTGGCTTTCGACATGCTGCGCGAAACGGCGGAGCTGGGGCTGGGGCGCTCGCTGTTCGAGACCATCGCCCGCGAGCCGGTGATGCATATGATGGACATCCTCGGCAATCGCGGCGGCGCCGTCGAGGGCGGGCTGCCGTTCCTGGCCGGCACCAACGACGACCGCATGCTGCTTCAGGGGCGCATGACCCTGATCCGCAACGACGAGGGGGCGGTGACCGGCTACGTGGTCACCCTGGTGGATGCCGGTCCGCAACTGGCCGCCCTGGCCGGGCGCGAGGCGCTGCTGCGCGAGGTGGCCGAGGACGTGGAGATGCCGCTGCGGCGCATGCTGCTCTCGGCCGGGGATTCCCATACCATCCGCCACGAATGCGCGGTGATCTCCGAAGCCATCAAGCGGGTGACCAAGGGGTATCACGCCATGCTGGCCGGCTGGTGGCCCATGGCCGACATCAATTCCACCGAGCTGCTGTCTTTCGTCGCCACGCGTCTGGGCGAAGGAATGGGTGCGACCGTCATCGGCCTGCCGGTCTGGCTGCACGGTGATTCCCATTCCCTGGTGATGGCCATCGAATCGCTGATCTGGCGCGTGGCCGACCGCAGCGGCGCCACCCAGTTCGATCTGTCGGGCGGCGCCGACGAGGCGGGCGCCTGGGTGGAGTTCGCCTGGGACGGCGACGTGGTCGAACAGGCCCAACTGGACCGCTGGCTGGCCCAGCCGCTGGTGGCGCTGGGCGGCATGACCGTCAAGGACGTGCTGGAGCACCATGCCGGCATCGACCTGATCCGTGACCGTCGCGAGGGCGGCGGCGCGGTGCGCATTCCCATGCGCAAGGGCGTGGAGCAGCACGGCCACGGCCGCCAGGTGCTGCCCGGCCGCCCCGAGTTCTACGACATGACCCTGCTGGAGCAGTCGCGCGATACCGGCGCCATGGGCTCGCGGCCGCTGAAGTCGCTGACCTTCGTGGTCTTCGACACCGAGACCACCGGCCTGCATCCCTCCCAGGGCGACCAGATCGTCTCCATCGCCGGGGTGCGCATCGTCAACGGCCGCATCCTGTCGGGAGAGAGCTTCAACCGCATCGTCAATCCCGGCCGGCCCATTCCGGCGGAATCCATCCGCTATCACGGCATCACCGACGAGATGGTGGTGGACAAGCCGCCGGCCGACGTGGTGCTGCCCCAGTTCCGCTCCTATGTGGCCGATGCCGTGCTGGTGGCCCACAACGCCGCCTTCGACCTCAAGTTCCTGCGCATGCGCGAGAAGCAGATGGGGATTCGGTTCGACAGTCCGGTGCTGGACACCATGATCTTGTCCAACTTCCTGGACGGGCCGGAAGCCGGGCATTCCCTCGACGATATCTGCGAGCGCTACGGCATCGAGATCACCGACCGCCATACGGCGCTGGGCGATTCCATGGTCACTGCGGCGGTGCTGCTGCGCCAGATCGAGGCCCTGGAGGGACGGGGCATCCATACCCTGGACGAGGCGGTCAAGACGCTCGACATCGCCATGATCCTGCATGAGCGGCAGCGCGTCTTGTAG
- the purS gene encoding phosphoribosylformylglycinamidine synthase subunit PurS: MKAKVHITLKNGVLDPQGKAVQHALGSLGFGGVNDVRQGKYIELDLAETDRAKAKDAVERMCKGLLANTVIENYAIELVD, encoded by the coding sequence GTGAAAGCCAAAGTCCACATCACCCTCAAGAACGGCGTTCTCGATCCCCAGGGCAAGGCGGTGCAGCACGCGCTCGGCTCGCTCGGCTTCGGCGGCGTCAACGACGTGCGTCAGGGCAAGTACATCGAACTCGATCTGGCCGAGACCGACCGGGCCAAGGCCAAGGACGCGGTGGAACGCATGTGCAAGGGGTTGCTGGCCAACACCGTGATCGAGAACTACGCCATCGAATTGGTGGATTGA
- the purC gene encoding phosphoribosylaminoimidazolesuccinocarboxamide synthase — translation MARRRQIYEGKAKVLFEGPEPGTLVQYFKDDATAFNNQKRGTITGKGVLNNRISEYLMLRLGEIGVPTHFVRRLNMREQLVREVEIIPLEVVVRNVAAGSLAQRFGLSEGTPLPRCIVEWYFKSDALNDPMVSEEHITAFGWATTQDLDEMMSLALRINDFLCGLFLGVGIRLVDFKIEFGRLYNGDDMQIVLADEISPDSCRLWDIRTGDKMDKDRFRRDLGGVEEAYQEVARRLGILPEGGPRDLKGPALMQ, via the coding sequence ATGGCAAGACGCAGACAGATTTACGAGGGCAAGGCCAAGGTCCTGTTCGAAGGACCCGAGCCCGGCACCTTGGTCCAATACTTCAAGGATGATGCCACCGCCTTCAACAACCAGAAGCGCGGCACCATCACCGGTAAGGGGGTCCTGAACAACCGCATCTCCGAGTACCTGATGCTGCGCCTGGGCGAGATCGGGGTTCCCACCCATTTCGTCCGCCGTCTGAACATGCGCGAGCAACTGGTGCGCGAGGTGGAGATCATCCCGCTCGAGGTGGTGGTGCGCAACGTGGCCGCCGGCTCGCTGGCCCAGCGCTTCGGCCTGTCCGAGGGCACGCCGCTGCCCCGCTGCATCGTCGAGTGGTACTTCAAGTCCGACGCGCTGAACGACCCCATGGTGTCGGAAGAGCACATCACCGCCTTCGGCTGGGCCACCACCCAGGACCTGGACGAGATGATGTCGCTGGCCCTGCGCATCAACGACTTCCTGTGCGGCCTGTTCCTGGGGGTCGGCATCCGGCTGGTGGACTTCAAGATCGAGTTCGGGCGCCTGTACAACGGCGACGACATGCAGATCGTCCTGGCCGACGAGATCAGCCCCGATTCCTGCCGCCTGTGGGACATCCGTACCGGCGACAAGATGGACAAGGACCGCTTCCGCCGCGATCTCGGCGGTGTGGAGGAAGCCTATCAGGAAGTGGCCCGCCGCCTCGGCATCCTGCCCGAGGGCGGTCCCCGCGACCTGAAGGGCCCCGCACTGATGCAATGA
- a CDS encoding NRDE family protein: MCTLVLLRRPGHDWPLIVAANRDEMNTRPWKPPGRWWDDRPEVVAGLDELAGGTWLGVNDTGVMAAILNRIGTLGPAPGKRSRGELVLEALEHADAADAAQALAELNGDSYRSFNMVVADNRDAFWVRADGRRVEVHPIAPGLHMLSALDLDDRASPRIAAYLDRFGAVAAPMPDPSHAEGGDWAAWQTLMADTGGCGPDGEETPAMCFLRPDGFGTVSASLIALPAPSLAETGRVWRFAAGRPDQVGYSSVEG; this comes from the coding sequence ATGTGCACTCTTGTTTTGCTTCGCCGCCCCGGTCACGACTGGCCGCTGATCGTCGCCGCCAATCGCGACGAGATGAACACCCGGCCGTGGAAGCCGCCGGGCCGCTGGTGGGATGACCGCCCCGAGGTGGTGGCCGGGCTGGACGAGCTGGCCGGCGGCACCTGGCTGGGCGTCAACGATACCGGCGTGATGGCCGCCATCCTCAACCGCATCGGTACCTTGGGGCCGGCGCCGGGCAAGCGGTCGCGGGGCGAACTGGTGCTGGAGGCCCTGGAGCATGCCGATGCCGCCGACGCTGCCCAGGCCCTGGCCGAGCTGAACGGCGATTCCTACCGGTCCTTCAACATGGTGGTGGCCGACAATCGCGACGCCTTTTGGGTGCGGGCCGATGGCCGCCGGGTCGAGGTCCATCCCATCGCCCCGGGATTGCACATGCTGAGCGCCCTGGACCTGGACGACCGCGCCAGCCCGCGCATCGCCGCCTATCTCGACCGCTTCGGCGCGGTGGCCGCGCCCATGCCCGATCCGTCCCATGCGGAGGGGGGCGACTGGGCGGCATGGCAGACCCTGATGGCCGACACCGGCGGCTGCGGCCCCGATGGCGAGGAGACGCCCGCCATGTGCTTTCTCCGCCCTGACGGTTTCGGCACGGTATCGGCCTCGCTGATCGCCCTGCCGGCGCCGTCCCTGGCGGAAACGGGACGGGTCTGGCGCTTCGCCGCCGGACGGCCCGATCAGGTGGGGTACTCTTCCGTCGAGGGGTGA
- a CDS encoding DUF1476 domain-containing protein → MTAFDDREKAFEAKYRLDQEQEFKAKIRRDKLLGLWAAEQMGISGDAAKTYALSVVDVEFDATDRDAGHKIARDFIASGVALDEHTIRHQMAVLLEVAREQMITEMKA, encoded by the coding sequence ATGACTGCCTTCGACGATCGCGAAAAAGCCTTCGAAGCCAAGTATCGGCTGGATCAGGAACAGGAATTCAAGGCGAAGATCCGCCGCGACAAGCTTCTGGGCCTATGGGCCGCCGAGCAGATGGGGATTTCCGGCGACGCCGCCAAGACCTATGCCCTGTCGGTGGTCGACGTGGAATTCGACGCCACCGACCGCGATGCCGGGCACAAGATTGCCCGCGACTTCATCGCCAGCGGCGTGGCGCTGGACGAGCACACCATCCGCCATCAGATGGCGGTGCTGCTGGAAGTGGCGCGCGAGCAGATGATCACCGAGATGAAGGCCTGA